From the genome of Eucalyptus grandis isolate ANBG69807.140 chromosome 2, ASM1654582v1, whole genome shotgun sequence, one region includes:
- the LOC104430401 gene encoding uncharacterized protein LOC104430401, with the protein MRDFPSCFGENGVQVADSSSSNAARNAQNLVTRVYQCRLRGRSCLITITWSKHMMGQGLSVGIDDSSNQCLCKVDIKPWLFSKRKGSKSLEAYSCKIDIYWDLSSAKFGSGPEPLEGFYVGVVVDRQMILLLGDLRKEALKKTNAVPVPSNAYFLAKREHVFGKKMFVTKAQFCDNGQTHDLVIECDTSGVNDPCLLIRVDSKSVMQVKRLRWKFRGNHTILVDGLAVEVFWDVHNWLFNPSSGNAVFMFKTCLSAEKLWNSQPFSEPNALQWSFSQRFLDSKSQGLSFSLILHAWKNE; encoded by the coding sequence ATGAGAGATTTCCCTTCTTGTTTTGGTGAAAATGGAGTGCAAGTTGCCGATTCTTCGTCTTCGAACGCCGCGAGAAATGCGCAGAATTTGGTCACTCGGGTTTACCAGTGCCGATTGCGCGGCCGCTCTTGTTTAATCACCATCACATGGAGTAAGCACATGATGGGTCAAGGCCTGAGTGTTGGGATTGACGATTCCTCGAACCAGTGCTTGTGTAAGGTGGACATAAAGCCTTGGTTGTTCTCTAAGAGAAAAGGGTCCAAGAGTTTAGAAGCTTATTCCTGTAAAATCGACATATACTGGGACCTTTCCTCAGCGAAATTTGGATCTGGGCCCGAACCACTGGAGGGGTTCTATGTGGGTGTCGTCGTCGATCGGCAAATGATCTTGCTTTTGGGGGATTTGAGGAAAGAAGCTCTCAAGAAGACAAATGCTGTGCCGGTGCCTTCGAATGCTTATTTTCTTGCGAAGAGAGAGCATGTTTTCGGTAAGAAGATGTTTGTCACGAAGGCGCAGTTCTGTGATAATGGTCAAACTCATGACTTGGTAATCGAATGTGACACGAGTGGTGTAAATGATCCGTGTCTCCTGATTCGTGTAGATAGTAAGTCCGTGATGCAGGTGAAGCGGCTGCGGTGGAAGTTTCGGGGAAACCATACCATTTTGGTTGATGGTTTGGCAGTAGAAGTTTTCTGGGATGTTCATAATTGGCTGTTTAATCCGTCTAGTGGAAATGCTGTTTTCATGTTCAAGACATGCCTATCAGCGGAGAAGTTATGGAATAGCCAGCCCTTCTCCGAGCCGAATGCGTTGCAGTGGTCCTTCTCGCAAAGATTTTTGGACTCAAAGTCCCAAGGCCTTAGCTTCTCGCTGATTTTGCACGCATGGAAGAATGAGTAG